The DNA window GTTGCGCGCGCTCTACGAGCACGTGACGCGCGAGCTGCTCTCCGCGCTCGAGCCCGACCCGGACGCGGCGGACCCTCTCGCGGCCGCTCGCGCGGTGCTCGACGGCTACCTGCAGTTCCACGTCGAGAACCCGCGCATCACGCGCTTGCTGGTGGGGGAGGCGCTGCGCGAGGACTCACCGCTCGCGCCGATCCGGCTCCGCTTCCGCGAACAGCTCGTCACGGCGCTCTCCGCCGCGTTCGAGCAGGCCACGGGGCGCGTCCTGGATCCCTACCTCTTCATCGCGCTGATCTCCGGCCTGGAGGGCGTCTCGCTCGCGCTCCTCCGACAGAAGCCCGACG is part of the Sandaracinaceae bacterium genome and encodes:
- a CDS encoding TetR/AcrR family transcriptional regulator, yielding MRRLEESLGRAGVLRAAMQVFAAKGVKETRVQDLLEAAHIARRTFYKYFTGKEDVLRALYEHVTRELLSALEPDPDAADPLAAARAVLDGYLQFHVENPRITRLLVGEALREDSPLAPIRLRFREQLVTALSAAFEQATGRVLDPYLFIALISGLEGVSLALLRQKPDAAEVGRARAALEGLLTATLAHASLMPGARSDSGETTP